A section of the Salmo salar chromosome ssa05, Ssal_v3.1, whole genome shotgun sequence genome encodes:
- the LOC106605530 gene encoding E3 ubiquitin-protein ligase UBR5 isoform X18, translating into MTSIHFVVHPLPGTEDQLNDRLREVSEKLNKYNFNSHPHLNLLEQATLKQCVVGPNHAGFLLEDGRVCRISFAVQPDRLELTKPDGNDGSKLSGSGSGTGRSSRPGRTSDPPWFLSGSDTLGRLAGNTLGSRWSSGVNGGSGGGGGGGGGGGGGSSSVGGAGGGGVGGAVSGGGGGGGSSGRSSTAARDSRRQTRVIRTGRDRGSGLLGSQPQPVIPASVIPEELISQAQVVLQGKSRSVIIRELQRTNLDVNLAVNNLLSRDDEDGDDGDDTASESYLPGEDLMSLLDADIHSAHPSVIIDADAMFSEDISYFGYPSFRRSSLSRLGSSRVLLLPLERDSELLRERESVLRLRERRWLDGASFDTERGSTSREGEPSLDKKNIPVQSPVSLGEELQWWPDKDGVKFVSIGSLFSELVAVSSKGELYQWKWSEPEPYRNTQNPSIRHPRVSFLGLTNEKITLLSANSIRATVATETNKVATWMDDTLSSVASKLEHSAQVYPELQGERIVSLHCCALYTCAQLESSLYWWGVVPFSQRKKMLEKARAKNKKPKSSAGISSVPNITVGTQVFVSSLQVCLRNNPLYHAGAVAFSVNAGIPKVGLLLESVWNMNDSCRFQLRSPESLKNMDKTTKTQEIKTESKPELVKTEMGPPPSPASTCSDTSSIASSASLPYKRRRSTPAPKEEEKVNEEQWPLREVVFVEDVKNVPVGKVLKVDGAYVAVKFPGTSSSVSTQPSLPSAPAPITDSDPSSLLQDCRLLRIDELQVVKTGGTPKVPDCFQRTPKKLCIPEKAEILAVNVDSKGVHAVLKTGNWVRYCIFDLATGKAEQENNFPTSNLAFLGQSERNVAIFTAGQDSPVILRDGNGTIYPMAKDCMGGIRDPEWLDLPPIASLGMGVHSLANLPTNSTIKKKAAIIILAVEKQTLMQHVLRCDFEACRQYLVNLEQAVLLEQSPHVLHSFLGHRCDGNRNILHACVSVCFPVSNKETKEEEEAERSERNTFAERLSAVEAIANAISVVSSNSSGNRTGSSSSRGLRLREMMRRSLRAAGLGRHESGPSSSDHQDPVSPPIAPPSWVPDPPPMDPDGDIDFILAPAVGSLTTASTGTSQGPSTSTIPGPSSEPSVVESKDRKANAHLILKLMCDSMVLRPHLRELLSAKDARGMTPFMLAVSGRAYPAAITVLEAAQKMAKVGEPGMTEKVDADSAFMEMICPSGTNPDDSPLYVLCCNDTCSFTWTGAEHINQDIFECRTCGLLESLCCCTECARVCHKGHDCKLKRTSPTAYCDCWEKCKCKTLIAGQKAARLDLLYRLLTTTNLVTSPNSRGEHILLFLVQTVARQSVEHCQYRPPRIREDRNRKAANAEVCCPPCVSDSDMPDHDLEPPRFAQLALERVLQDWNALKSMIMFGSQENKDPLSASSRIAHLLPEEQVYLNQQSGTIRLDCFTHCLIVKCAPDITVSRFIDTLLGTLVKELQNKYTPGRREEAIVVTRRFLRSVARVFVILSVEMASSKKKNNFIPQPIGKCRRVFQALLPYAVEELCNVAESLIVPVRMGIARPTAPFTLASTSIDAVQGSEELFSVEPLPPRPSPDQSSNSSQTASSYIIRNPQPRRSSQSQPVRGRDEEQDDIVSADVEEVEVVEGVAGEEDHHEDQEEQGEENAEAEGQHDEHDEDGSDMELDLLAAAETESDSESNHSNQDNASGRRSVVTAATAGSEAGASSVPAFFSEDDSQSNDSSDSDSSSSQSDDVDQETFLLDEPLERTTTASHVNSAAQAPRSMQWAVRNTPSQRATGSAPSSSSTPAASSTGLIYIDPSNLRRSSAISTSAAAAAAALEASNSSSYLTSASSLARAYSIVIRQISDLMSLIPKYNHLVYSQYPAAVKLTYQDAVNLQNFVEEKLIPTWNWMVSIMDSTEAQLRYGSALSSAGDPGHPSHPLHASQHSARRERMTAREEASLRTLEGRRSGRAATLLTVRQGMMSARGDFLNYALSLMRSHNDEHSDVLPVLDVCSLKHVAYVFQALIYWIKAMNQQTTLDTTQMDRKRSREILELGLDNEDSEHENDEDTNQSSTLQDKEDDSVPAEMGQNHPFFRRSDSMTFLGCIPPNPFEVPLAEAIPLADQPHLLQPNARKEDLFGRPSQGLYSSSYTASKGLAEATLDRSCLEVNMGSSQILPTKMSYSANLKNVMSMETSQRGREDQPMDQELVAPKPGPSPHDLAAQLKSSLLAEIGLTESDGPPLPSFRPHCSFMGMVISHDMLLGRWRLSLELFGRVFMEDVGAEPGSILTELGGFEVKESKFRREMEKLRNLQSRDLALEVDRDRDQLIQQTMRQLNTHFGRRCTTTPMAVHRVKVTFKDEPGEGSGVARSFYTAIALAFLSNDKLPNLDCVQSVSKGMQASSTCHHDYNSSMTLNLMQRLRNRDRERERRSGGLRAGSRRDRDSSRLANVSSTNLDRGSRSTDSCVDMTTGSEFRTFKWIMDSRRQLSIDTRPFRPASEGNPSDEPDPLPAHRQALGERLYPRVHAMQPAFASKITGMLLELSPAQLLLLLASEDSLRARVEEAMELLIAHGRENGADSILDLGLLEAPEKAQQQENRKRHGSTRSVVDMELDDPEDGDDNAPLFYQPGKRGFYSPRPGKNTEARLNCFRNIGRILGLCLLQNELCPITLNRHVIKVLLGRKVNWHDFAFFDPVMYESLRQLIRHSQAGEAEAVFAAMDVAFAIDLCKEEGAGQVELLSGGVNMPVTPLNVYEYVRKYAEHRMLVVAEQPLHAMRKGLLDVLPKNALEDLTAEDFRLLVNGCGEVNVQMLISFTSFNDESGTKTLARIHKESQRENADKLLQFKRWFWSIVEKMSMTERQDLVYFWTSSPSLPASEEGFQPMPSITIRPPDDQHLPTANTCISRLYVPLYSSKQILKQKLLLAIKTKNFGFV; encoded by the exons TTCAAAGTTGAGTGGCAGTGGTTCAGGGACAGGAAGGAGCTCCAGGCCAGGCAGGACTAGTGATCCTCCCTGGTTCCTGTCTGGCTCTGACACACTGGGCAGACTGGCAGGCAACACCCTTGG GAGTCGCTGGAGCTCCGGGGTGAACGGTGGatcaggtggaggaggaggaggaggtggtggtggtggcggtggcagCAGCAGTGTAGGAGGTGCAGGGGGAGGAGGTGTAGGAGGAGCTGtcagtggaggaggtggtggtggaggctcCTCTGGGAGGTCGTCTACAGCTGCCCGGGACTCGAGACGTCAGACCAGGGTGATCCGCACAGGGAGGGACCGGGGCTCTGGTCTCCTGGGCAGCCAGCCCCAGCCTGTCATCCCTGCCTCAGTCATCCCAGAGGAACTCATCTCCCAG gCTCAGGTGGTCCTCCAGGGGAAGTCTAGGAGTGTGATCATCCGGGAGCTCCAGAGGACCAACCTGGATGTCAACCTGGCCGTCAACAACCTACTGAGCAGAGACGATGAGGACGGTGACGATGGCGATGACACAGCCAGCGAGTCCTACCTCCCTGGAG AGGACCTGATGTCCCTGCTGGACGCTGACATCCACTCAGCCCACCCCAGTGTCATCATCGATGCTGACGCCATGTTCTCTGAGGACATCAGCTACTTTGGCTACCCTTCCTTCAGACGCTCCTCCCTGTCCCGCCTGGGCTCCTCGCGAG TTCTCCTTCTTCCCTTAGAGCGTGACTCAGAGCTGTTGCGTGAGCGCGAGTCTGTGTTGAGGTTGCGGGAGCGGAGGTGGCTGGATGGGGCCTCATTTGACACGGAGAGGGGCTCCACCAGCCGCGAGGGGGAGCCCAGCCTGGACAAGAAGAACATCCCCGTCCAGAGCCCTGTCTCTCTGGGCGAGGAGCTGCAATGGTGGCCTGACAAG GATGGTGTGAAGTTTGTGAGCATCGGGTCCTTGTTCTCTGAGCTGGTGGCAGTGAGCTCTAAGGGGGAACTCTACCAGTGGAAGTGGAGTGAACCAGaaccatacagaaacacacag AACCCTTCTATCCGCCACCCCCGGGTGTCCTTCCTGGGCCTGACCAATGAGAAGATCACCCTGCTGTCTGCTAACAGCATCAGAGCCACCGTGGCCACGGAGACCAATAAGGTGGCGACCTGGATGGATGACACCCTGAGCAGTGTGGCGTCCAAGCTGGAACACAGTGCCCAGGTCTACCCTGAGCTGCAGGGGGAGCGCATCGTGTCTCTGCACTGCTGTGCCCTCTACACCTGCGCCCAGCTGGAGAGCAGCCTGTACTGGTG GGGTGTTGTGCCTTTTAGTCAACGGAAAAAGATGCTTGAAAAGGCTAGAGCCAAGAACAAGAAGCCAAAGTCCAGTGCCGGCATCTCCTCAGTACCCAACATCACCGTGGGAACGCAG GTGTTTGTGTCCTCTCTCCAGGTGTGCCTGAGGAATAACCCCCTCTACCACGCCGGTGCCGTTGCCTTTTCTGTCAACGCTGGGATCCCCAAGGTGGGACTGCTCCTTGAGTCTGTCTGGAACATGAACGACAGCTGCAGGTTCCAGCTGCGATCACCAGAGAGCCTCAAGAACATGGACAAGACCACCAAGACCCAGGAGATCAA AACGGAGAGCAAGCCGGAGTTGGTAAAGACTGAGATGGGGCCCCCTCCTTCCCCGGCCTCCACCTGCAGTGACACCTCCTCCATCGCTAGCAGTGCCTCGCTGCCCTACA AACGAAGACGCTCAACCCCGGCTCccaaagaggaggagaaggtgaACGAGGAGCAGTGGCCTCTTCGGGAAGTGGTGTTTGTGGAGGATGTTAAAAACGTCCCTGTGGGAAAG GTGCTGAAAGTGGACGGTGCGTATGTAGCTGTGAAGTTTCCAGGGACATCAAGCAGTGTGAGCACACAGCCGAGTCTACCTAGTGCTCCAGCTCCCATCACTGACTCTGACCCCTCCTCACTGCTGCAGGACTGTAGGCTGCTCAGAATAGATGAGTTACAG GTGGTGAAAACTGGTGGAACTCCTAAAGTTCCAGATTGCTTCCAGCGTACACCTAAAAAACTCTGCATCCCAGAGAAGGCTGAGATTCTGGCTGTGAATGTTGACTCCAAAG GAGTCCACGCAGTGCTGAAGACTGGTAACTGGGTGAGGTACTGTATCTTTGACCTGGCCACAGGCAAAGCAGAGCAGGAGAATAACTTCCCCACCAGTAACCTGGCCTTCCTGGGGCAGAGTGAACGCAACGTAGCAATCTTCACCGCAGGACAG GACTCTCCAGTCATCCTTCGGGATGGAAACGGCACAATTTACCCAATGGCCAAAGACTGTATGGGCGGGATCCGAGACCCTGAGTGGTTGGACCTGCCGCCCATCGCCAGCCTGGGCATGGGGGTGCACTCCCTGGCCAACCTCCCCACCAACTCAACCATCAAGAAGAAAGCTGCTATTATCATATTGGCTGTGGAA AAGCAGACGTTAATGCAGCACGTGCTGCGTTGTGACTTTGAGGCCTGTCGTCAGTACCTGGTGAACCTGGAGCAGGCTGTACTCCTGGAGCAGAGTCCCCACGTCCTCCACTCCTTCCTGGGCCACCGCTGCGACGGCAACCGCAACATCCTCCACGCCTGCGTCTCCGTCTGCTTCCCCGTCAGCAACAAGGAGACCAAGGAGGAGGAAG AAGCTGAACGGTCTGAGAGGAATACATTTGCAGAGAGACTGTCAGCAGTGGAGGCCATAGCCAACGCTATCTCTGTGGtgtctagcaacagctctggaaACAGGACCGGCTCTTCCAGCAGCAGAGG GCTGCGTCTGAGGGAGATGATGAGGCGCTCTCTGAGAGCTGCGGGGCTTGGCCGTCACGAGTCTGGCCCCTCCTCCAGTGATCACCAGGACCCTGTGTCCCCACCCATCGCTCCTCCCAGCTGGGTGCCTGACCCCCCTCCCATGGACCCAGATGGTGACATAGACTTCATCCTGGCCCCTGCAGTGGGATCTCTCACCACAGCTTCTACAGGGACCAGCCAGGGCCCCAGCACCTCCACTATACCAG GCCCCTCCTCCGAGCCTTCGGTGGTGGAGTCTAAAGACCGCAAGGCCAACGCCCACCTCATCCTCAAACTGATGTGTGACAGCATGGTTCTCCGGCCACACCTCCGCGAGCTGCTCTCCGCCAA GGATGCCCGTGGAATGACCCCATTCATGCTGGCAGTCAGCGGGAGAGCTTACCCAGCTGCCATTACTGTTCTGGAGGCTGCGCAGAAAATGGCCAAGG TGGGAGAACCCGGCATGACTGAGAAGGTGGATGCAGACTCTGCGTTCATGGAGATGATTTGTCCCTCGGGGACCAACCCTGACGACTCTCCTCTCTACGTCCTCTGCTGCAACGACACCTGCAGCTTCACCTGGACAGGAGCTGAACACATCAACCAg GATATCTTTGAGTGCCGGACCTGCGGCCTGTTGGAGTCTCTCTGCTGCTGCACTGAGTGCGCCAGGGTGTGTCACAAAGGACACGACTGCAA ACTCAAGAGGACCTCTCCCACTGCTTACTGTGACTGCTGGGAGAAGTGTAAGTGTAAGACGCTGATTGCTGGACAGAAAGCTGCTCGCCTGGACCTGCTGTACAGACTGCTCACCACCACTAACCTGGTCACCAGTCCAAACAGCCG GGGGGAGCATATCCTTCTGTTCCTGGTGCAGACTGTTGCTAGGCAGAGTGTGGAGCACTGCCAGTACCGGCCCCCTCGCATCAGAGAGGACAGGAACCGCAAGGCTGCCAATGCAGAAG TTTGTTGTCCTCCCTGTGTGTCAGACTCTGACATGCCGGACCATGACCTGGAACCTCCACGCTTCGCCCAGCTGGCCCTGGAGAGGGTGCTGCAGGACTGGAATGCTCTCAAGTCCATGATAATGTTCGGATCCCAGGAGAATAAAGACCC GCTGAGTGCCAGCAGCCGTATCGCCCATCTCCTTCCAGAGGAGCAGGTGTACCTGAACCAGCAGAGTGGCACCATCCGCCTGGACTGCTTCACACACTGCCTCATTGTCAAGTGTGCCCCTGACATTACAGTAAGTCGG TTTATTGACACCCTGCTGGGGACCTTGGTGAAGGAGCTGCAGAACAAGTACACTCCTGGCCGGAGAGAGGAGGCCATCGTCGTCACCAGGAGGTTCCTGCGCTCCGTGGCCAGGGTGTTTGTCATCCTCAGCGTCGAGATGGCCTCGTCCAAAAAGAAAAA TAACTTCATCCCCCAGCCCATTGGGAAGTGCAGGCGTGTGTTCCAGGCCCTGCTGCCCTATGCGGTGGAGGAGCTGTGCAACGTGGCGGAGTCTCTCATCGTGCCTGTGAGGATGGGCATCGCCCGGCCCACCGCCCCCTTCACCCTGGCCAGCACCAGCATCGACGCCGTGCAGGGCAGCGAGGAACTCTTCTCTGTGGAACCCTTGCCACCGAGACCCTCCCCAGACCAGTCCAGCAA TTCTAGTCAGACTGCATCGTCCTACATCATCAGGAACCCCCAGCCTCGCCGCAGCAGCCAGTCCCAGCCGGTCAGAGGGAGAGACGAGGAGCAGGATGACATTGTGTCTGCTGACGTTGAAGAG GTAGAGGTTGTCGAGGGCGTTGCCGGGGAGGAGGATCACCATgaagaccaggaggaacagggagaggagaaCGCTGAGGCAGAGGGACAGCATGATGAACATGATGAGGATG GAAGCGACATGGAGTTGGATCTGCTGGCTGCCGCGGAGACGGAGAGTGACAGCGAGAGTAACCATAGCAACCAGGACAATGCCAGCGGTCGGAGGAGTGTTGTCACCGCAGCAACTGCCGGCTCCGAAGCAG GTGCCAGCAGTGTCCCTGCCTTCTTTTCAGAGGACGACTCCCAGTCCAACGACTCGAGCGACTcggacagcagcagcagccagagcGACGACGTGGACCAGGAGACCTTCCTATTGGACGAGCCCTTGGAGAGGACCACCACCGCCTCGCACGTCAACAGTGCTGCCCAGGCGCCACGCTCCATGCAGTGGGCCGTACGCAACACCCCCAGCCAGAGAGCCACGGGCAGCGCcccctccagctcctccacccctgcTG CGAGCTCCACAGGTCTGATCTACATCGACCCGTCCAACCTGCGGCGCAGCAGCGCCATCAGCACCAGCGCGGCCGCTGCGGCTGCAGCTCTGGAGGCCTCCAACTCATCCAGCTACCTGACGTCAGCCTCCAGTTTAGCCCGGGCCTACAGCATCGTCATCAGACAGATCTCTGACCTGATGAGCCTCATCCCCAAGTACAACCACCTGGTCTACTCCCAGTACCCTGCTGCAGTCAAACTCACCTACCAGGACGCTGTCAACCTGCAG AACTTTGTTGAGGAGAAGCTGATCCCTACGTGGAACTGGATGGTGTCCATCATGGACTCTACAGAGGCTCAGCTGCGTTACGGCTCGGCCCTGTCCTCAGCAGGCGACCCCGGACACCCATCCCACCCCCTCCACGCCTCGCAGCACTCTGCCCGCAGGGAGCGCATGACTGCCCGCGAGGAAGCCAGCCTCCGCACCTTGGAAGGACGCAGGTCTGG ACGTGCGGCCACTCTGCTGACAGTGCGTCAGGGGATGATGTCAGCGCGGGGAGACTTCCTGAACTACGCCCTGTCTCTGATGCGTTCCCATAATGACGAGCACTCTGACGTTCTGCCTGTGCTGGATGTGTGTTCTCTCAAACACGTGGCCTACGTCTTCCAGGCCCTCATCTACTGGATCAAAGCCATGAACCAGCAGACAACTCTGGACACAACACAGATGGACCGCAAGAG GAGCCGAGAGATTCTGGAACTGGGACTGGACAATGAAGATTCTGAACATGAGAATGACGAGGACACCAATCAAA gttCCACGCTCCAGGATAAGGAGGATGACTCGGTCCCTGCTGAGATGGGACAGAACCACCCGTTCTTCCGGCGCTCTGACTCCATGACCTTCCTGGGCTGTATCCCCCCCAACCCCTTCGAGGTCCCCCTGGCAGAGGCCATCCCCCTGGCAGACCAGCCTCACCTCTTGCAG CCCAATGCAAGGAAGGAGGATCTGTTTGGCCGTCCTAGTCAGGGCCTGTACTCGTCCTCGTACACAGCAAGCAAAGGCCTGGCCGAGGCCACCCTGGACCGCAGCTGCCTGGAGGTTAACATGGGCTCCTCTCAG ATCCTACCCACCAAGATGTCCTACTCAGCCAACCTGAAGAACGTGATGAGTATGGAGACTAGTCAGCGCGGCCGAGAGGACCAGCCCATGGACCAGGAGCTAGTGGCTCCAAAGCCAGGCCCCTCACCCCACGACCTAGCTGCCCAGCTGAAGAGCAGCCTCCTGGCTGAAATAGGCCTCACTGAGAGCGATGGACCACCGCTCCCTTCCTTTAG ACCCCACTGTAGTTTTATGGGGATGGTGATCTCCCATGACATGCTGCTGGGCCGCTGGCGTCTGTCTCTGGAGCTGTTCGGACGCGTCTTCATGGAGGATGTTGGAGCAGAGCCTGGATCG ATCCTGACCGAGCTGGGGGGCTTTGAGGTGAAGGAGTCTAAGTTCCGCCGGGAGATGGAGAAACTCCGTAACCTCCAGTCTCGTGACCTGGCCCTGGAGGTGGACCGTGACCGTGACCAGCTGATCCAGCAGACCATGAGGCAGCTCAACACCCACTTTGGCCGGCGCTGCACCACCACACCCATGGCTGTGCACCGCGTTAAGGTCACCTTCAAAGACGAGCCGGGCGAGGGTAGTGGTGTGGCCCGTAGCTTCTACACGGCCATCGCCCTGGCCTTCCTGTCCAATGACAAGCTGCCCAACCTGGACTGTGTGCAGAGCGTCAGCAAGGGCATGCAGGCCAGCAGTACGTGTCATCACGATTACAACTCAAGTATGACATTGA ATCTGATGCAGCGGCTGAGGAACAGAGACCGGGAGAGGGAGCGGAGGAGTGGAGGGCTCCGAGCCGGCTCTAGGAGAGACCGAGACAG CTCCCGTTTGGCTAATGTCTCTTCTACCAACCTTGATCGCGGTTCCCGCAGCACTGACAGCtgtgttgacatgacaactgGGTCGGAGTTCCGAACCTTCAAATGGATCAT ggactCGAGGAGACAGCTGTCCATTGACACCCGGCCCTTCAGGCCAGCCTCGGAGGGGAACCCCAGTGATGAACCTGACCCCCTGCCTGCCCACAGACAGGCCCTGGGAGAGAGGCTGTACCCCCGTGTCCACGCTATGCAGCCG GCGTTTGCCAGTAAGATCACAGGGATGCTGCTGGAGCTCTCCCCAGCCCAGCTGCTGTTGCTCCTGGCCAGTGAGGACTCTCTCAGGGCCAGGGTGGAGGAGGCCATGGAGCTGCTCATTGCACATGGAAG GGAAAATGGTGCTGACAGCATACTGGACCTGGGTCTCCTGGAGGCTCCTGAGAAAGCACAG CAGCAGGAGAACCGTAAGCGTCATGGCTCCACCCGTAGTGTGGTGGACATGGAGCTGGACGACCCTGAAGACGGAGATGACAACGCTCCCCTGTTCTACCAGCCCGGGAAGAGAGGCTTCTACTCCCCCCGGCCCGGCAAGAACACGGAGGCCAGGCTCAACTGCTTCAGGAACATCGGCAG aATACTAGGGCTGTGTCTGCTGCAGAATGAGCTCTGTCCAATTACCTTGAACAGACATGTCATCAAGGTGCTGCTCGGCAGAAAG gTGAACTGGCATGACTTTGCCTTCTTTGACCCGGTAATGTACGAGAGCCTGCGGCAGTTGATCCGTCACTCTCAGGCTGGAGAGGCGGAAGCTGTCTTTGCAGCCATGGACGTGGCCTTTGCCATAGACCTGTGTAAGGAGGAAGGGGCTGGACAG GTGGAGCTGCTGTCAGGTGGGGTCAACATGCCTGTGACTCCTCTCAACGTTTACGAATACGTGAGAAAGTACGCCGAACACAGGATGCTGGTGGTTGCCGAGCAACCTCTTCAT GCGATGAGGAAGGGTCTGTTGGATGTCCTTCCTAAGAATGCCCTGGAGGACTTGACAGCTGAGGACTTCAGGCTGCTGGTCAACGGCTGTGGAGAGGTCAACGTGCAGATGCTCATCAGCTTCACTTCCTTCAATGATGAATCTGGTACAAAGACCTTGGCCCGTATTCACAAAGAATCTCAGA GGGAAAATGCTGATAAGTTGTTGCAGTTTAAACGCTGGTTTTGGTCCATCGTGGAGAAGATGAGCATGACTGAGAGGCAAGATCTG GTGTACTTCTGGACCTCCAGTCCGTCTCTGCCAGCCAGTGAGGAAGGCTTCCAGCCCATGCCCTCCATCACCATCAGGCCTCCGGACGACCAGCACCTGCCCACGGCCAACACCTGCATCTCGCGCCTCTACGTGCCACTCTACTCCTCCAAACAGATTCTAAAACAGAAACTCTTACTAGCCATTAAGACCAAGAACTTTGGTTTTGTGTAG